A genomic segment from Chloroflexota bacterium encodes:
- a CDS encoding DUF2088 domain-containing protein, giving the protein LEELAEAGIPDDNIRFIAAIGAHGTMNGIDFRKKLGDDVMSRFLVYNHNPYENCTPLGVSKYGTPIEVNSEFVACELKIGIGTIVPHPYGFGGGCKVILPGVASMQTIASNHNRLVFDPSVAIGKLRENVILEDIIEAARMARLDVKVDAIVNLKREVTALFVGDPVEEHREGVKVAMEHYATDVVWNADIVVANCFSKANEMLLATPVVSPLLAEDGGGDMVLVVVTPEGQIHHYFDRSFGKNYGGLGWGPLCRKNALPSNTKKLTILAPYSDKVGADWVAPYEMVNWARSWPEVIQDLEKRYGNKAKVAVVPDATIQYFPEAVPKCDVCSG; this is encoded by the coding sequence CTGGAAGAACTGGCCGAGGCAGGAATCCCCGATGATAACATCCGCTTCATTGCCGCCATCGGTGCGCACGGCACGATGAACGGCATAGACTTCAGGAAGAAGCTGGGCGATGATGTCATGTCGCGGTTCCTGGTCTACAACCACAATCCCTATGAGAACTGTACGCCTCTCGGTGTGAGCAAGTACGGAACACCGATAGAGGTTAATAGCGAGTTCGTTGCCTGCGAGCTGAAAATAGGCATCGGCACTATCGTGCCGCACCCCTACGGCTTTGGCGGTGGCTGCAAGGTCATCCTGCCCGGGGTTGCCTCCATGCAGACCATTGCCTCCAACCACAACCGGCTGGTGTTCGACCCTTCAGTAGCCATTGGCAAGCTGCGGGAAAACGTAATCCTTGAGGACATCATTGAGGCCGCCAGGATGGCCCGACTTGATGTCAAGGTGGACGCCATCGTCAATCTGAAAAGGGAAGTCACCGCGCTGTTCGTCGGCGACCCGGTGGAGGAGCACCGGGAGGGGGTGAAGGTGGCCATGGAGCACTACGCCACCGATGTGGTCTGGAATGCCGATATCGTCGTGGCCAACTGCTTTTCCAAGGCGAACGAGATGCTGCTGGCTACGCCGGTGGTCTCCCCGCTGCTGGCTGAGGACGGCGGCGGCGACATGGTGCTGGTGGTGGTGACGCCGGAAGGCCAGATACATCATTACTTCGACCGCAGCTTTGGCAAGAACTATGGCGGGCTTGGGTGGGGTCCGCTGTGCCGCAAGAACGCGCTGCCGAGCAACACAAAGAAGCTGACCATTCTGGCACCGTATTCGGATAAAGTTGGCGCCGACTGGGTAGCGCCTTATGAGATGGTGAACTGGGCGAGGAGCTGGCCAGAGGTCATTCAGGACCTGGAGAAACGCTATGGCAATAAGGCCAAAGTGGCCGTGGTGCCGGATGCCACTATCCAGTACTTTCCGGAAGCGGTGCCGAAGTGTGATGTTTGTTCCGGTTAA
- a CDS encoding DUF2088 domain-containing protein — MIVKVPQFCWYGDTELELDFPDSWEVIVPRMAGENAPKMSGGQIRDALRKPIGTPRLAEMARGKKEVCIIFDDLTRPTKADQIIPHVLDELHEGGIKDENIRFIAALGLHGAMKLMDFQKKLGEEIPQKYLVFNHNPYENCTYLGETSRGIPVSVNSEFMACDLKVSVGSLVPHPTAGFGGGGKMILPGVSSTESIAANHGRLCTISDTGTIVMDTWGRVDDNTMRLDMEEIARMAGLDFSINALVNIKRDTIGLFCGDLVKAQREGVKMARQVYATEAPNEADIVVANAHAKANEAALVAGLGSKMLKESGGDFVVIGNIPEGQVCHYLARSFGKTIGGQLYGAHKKLPPRVKRMFALGPYIDKAGLDWIGPIDKITILNSWAEILNALKNGNGNKAKAVVIPDGTLQYFPHSGLPSGATIPGD, encoded by the coding sequence ATGATTGTCAAAGTGCCGCAGTTCTGCTGGTACGGTGACACCGAGCTGGAACTGGATTTTCCCGATTCCTGGGAGGTGATTGTCCCCAGAATGGCCGGGGAGAATGCCCCCAAAATGTCTGGTGGACAGATAAGGGATGCGCTTCGTAAACCCATAGGCACACCGCGCCTTGCCGAAATGGCGCGAGGCAAAAAAGAGGTGTGCATTATCTTCGACGACCTCACCCGACCAACCAAGGCCGACCAGATTATCCCGCACGTTCTGGATGAGCTGCATGAGGGAGGCATCAAGGATGAGAACATCCGGTTTATCGCTGCCCTCGGACTCCACGGTGCCATGAAGCTCATGGACTTCCAGAAAAAGCTGGGTGAGGAAATACCCCAGAAGTACCTCGTCTTCAACCACAATCCTTATGAGAACTGCACCTACCTGGGAGAAACCTCGCGCGGCATTCCGGTTTCGGTTAACAGCGAGTTCATGGCCTGCGATTTGAAGGTATCCGTCGGGTCGCTCGTACCCCATCCCACCGCCGGTTTCGGCGGCGGAGGCAAGATGATACTTCCCGGCGTGTCCAGCACCGAATCCATTGCCGCCAATCACGGCAGGCTGTGTACCATTTCTGATACCGGAACCATAGTGATGGATACCTGGGGCAGGGTGGACGACAACACCATGCGACTGGACATGGAAGAAATCGCGCGCATGGCGGGGCTTGATTTCTCCATCAATGCCCTGGTGAACATCAAGCGGGATACCATCGGGCTTTTCTGCGGCGACCTGGTTAAAGCCCAGCGTGAGGGCGTGAAAATGGCGCGCCAAGTCTATGCAACCGAAGCGCCAAACGAGGCCGATATCGTTGTGGCCAATGCCCATGCCAAAGCCAACGAGGCCGCCTTAGTGGCAGGCCTGGGGAGCAAGATGCTCAAGGAATCCGGCGGCGACTTCGTTGTCATCGGCAATATCCCCGAGGGGCAGGTCTGTCATTACCTTGCCCGCAGCTTCGGTAAGACTATCGGCGGCCAGCTCTATGGGGCCCACAAGAAACTGCCGCCCAGGGTAAAGCGGATGTTCGCCCTCGGCCCTTATATTGACAAGGCCGGACTCGACTGGATCGGCCCGATTGACAAGATTACCATCCTCAATAGCTGGGCTGAGATCCTGAATGCGCTGAAAAATGGCAACGGGAACAAGGCAAAGGCGGTGGTCATCCCCGACGGCACACTGCAGTACTTCCCGCACAGCGGACTGCCCAGCGGTGCCACCATTCCCGGCGACTAA
- a CDS encoding UxaA family hydrolase, which produces MEFLGYERPDGSAGIRNHVAVISANRCSNEMAATIADAVPGTVAVITTHPCARLKDDNEKAFRFFTGAGTNPNVYAAIVIGVGCENPSPSSIGKEIAKSKRPVEVLTVMESDGFQDFIDRGLTIARRMAAEASEMQRKPFPLSYLTIGVKCGGSSAVSGLAGNLATGKVFDRLVAEGGTAIFSETTEVIGADHLLAKRAVNEEVARKFREMVDRHEAMIEATGEDIRGTQPTRGNIAGGLTTIEEKSLGALAKTGTTPLQGALEHGEKPGGKGLYFMDGSAQTSELISGEMASGALIHIYSTGGGITSSFRCTAGWGGEIPIIPQISVVSRQSTPRDSQEKDFFDIYADTIIEGTESVDEVADHFFDEVIAVASGKLTRREMRKGYREPIVLYTLGPIL; this is translated from the coding sequence GCCGCTACCATCGCCGATGCGGTGCCGGGCACCGTGGCCGTTATTACCACGCATCCCTGCGCCCGCCTTAAAGATGATAACGAAAAGGCGTTTCGCTTCTTTACCGGTGCAGGCACCAATCCCAATGTTTACGCCGCCATTGTTATCGGTGTCGGCTGCGAGAACCCTTCCCCGTCCAGCATTGGTAAGGAGATTGCCAAATCAAAGAGGCCGGTTGAGGTCCTCACCGTGATGGAGAGCGACGGTTTTCAGGATTTCATTGACCGGGGTTTGACTATCGCCCGCCGCATGGCTGCTGAGGCATCCGAGATGCAGCGGAAGCCCTTTCCCTTGAGCTACCTCACCATCGGTGTAAAATGCGGCGGTTCCAGTGCTGTATCGGGCCTTGCCGGCAACCTGGCCACCGGCAAAGTATTTGACCGGTTAGTTGCTGAAGGAGGCACCGCCATTTTCTCGGAAACCACCGAGGTTATCGGCGCTGACCATCTGCTGGCAAAAAGGGCAGTGAACGAAGAGGTAGCCCGCAAGTTCCGTGAAATGGTCGACCGGCATGAGGCGATGATTGAAGCCACCGGCGAGGATATCAGAGGAACCCAGCCTACCCGCGGGAACATTGCCGGGGGCTTGACCACAATTGAAGAAAAATCACTGGGGGCACTGGCCAAGACCGGGACCACCCCGCTGCAGGGCGCGCTGGAACATGGTGAGAAACCAGGGGGCAAAGGACTGTACTTCATGGACGGCTCGGCTCAGACCAGCGAATTGATAAGCGGCGAAATGGCGTCCGGGGCACTCATCCACATTTACTCCACCGGCGGCGGCATCACCTCCAGCTTCCGCTGTACCGCAGGTTGGGGCGGTGAAATACCAATCATTCCCCAGATTTCCGTGGTCAGCCGGCAGAGCACCCCGCGGGACAGCCAGGAAAAGGACTTCTTTGATATCTATGCTGATACGATAATCGAAGGGACGGAATCGGTTGACGAAGTTGCCGACCACTTTTTCGACGAGGTCATCGCAGTTGCCTCAGGCAAGCTGACCAGGCGCGAGATGCGCAAGGGATACCGCGAACCAATCGTCTTATATACCCTTGGTCCGATATTGTAG